Proteins encoded by one window of Lycium barbarum isolate Lr01 chromosome 11, ASM1917538v2, whole genome shotgun sequence:
- the LOC132620008 gene encoding uncharacterized protein LOC132620008 — protein sequence MDDFSVFGDSFDDYLNHLDTVLARCEETNLVLNWEKCHFMVREGIVLGHKISSKRIEVDKAKIEAIERLPPPVSVRGVRCTENQVADHLSRLEDREHVNEAVAIKETFPDEQLFALQSAEVPWLKIFGGKFKSKWSGPFEVVRVTAQGAVELKIPNSDETFLLNGQRVKHYYGEATDRARTTIDLKEA from the exons atggatgacttctctgttttTGGAGATTCTTTTGATGACTATCTAAATCATCTTGATACCGTATTAGCCCGTTGTGAAGAAACGAACTTGGTACTTAACTGGGAAAAATGCCACTTCATGGTGCGAGAGGGGATcgttcttgggcacaagatatcTAGCAAGCGAATCGAGGTTGACAAGGCaaagattgaagcaattgaaagattaCCACCACCTgtttcagttcggggagtgcgcT GCACAGAAAATCAGGTAGCAGATCACCTATCGAGATTAGAAGATCGGGAACATGTGAATGAAGCAGTGGCGATTAAGGAGACTTTTCCCGACGAGCAACTCTTTGCTCTTCAATcagctgaggtgccatg GCTGAAGATTTTCGGGGGAAAGTTTAAGAGTAAGTGGTCTGGGCCATTCGAGGTGGTTCGTGTGACAGCACAAGGAGCAGTTGAGCTAAAGATACCCAACTCGGATGAGACATTCTTGTTGAACggacaaagagtgaagcattactacggGGAGGCCACTGACCGCGCAAGAACCACCATCGATCTAAAAGAGGCTTGA